From the Salipiger sp. CCB-MM3 genome, the window TGGCATAGCTGCCGTGGCCGCCTTCACCGCCGCCCTGCAGGCCCCAAGAGCGCGACTGGTTGCGCGAGATGTCGACGCGCACCATGCAGTCTTCGGTCGCGCGGTAGACCCGGCGCAGACCCATGCCGCCGCGGAATTTGCCCGCGCCGGCGGATCCGTCGACCAGTTCGTAGCGCTCCAGCAGCAGCGGATATTCGAGCTCCAGCGCCTCCACCGGCAGGTTCGAGGTGTTGGTGGCATGCACGTGGATGCCGTCGAGCCCTTCGGCGTGGGGGCGAGCGCCACCGCCACCGCCGATGGTCTCGAGATAGACCCAGTAATTGCCTTCTTCGGGGCCGGACTGGCGGGTGCCCGAAAAGAGCGCCACGGTGCAGCTCGAGTTGGTGCAGGCCGAGACGCGCTCGGGCACCGCCTGCGCGAAGGCGCCGATGATCAGGTCGGCGACACGCTGACAGGTCTGTACGCGGCCATTGACGGCGGCGGGATGCGCGCAGTTGAGCACCGAGCCATGCGGCGCGTTGACGGTGATCGGACGGGCAAGTCCGGCATTGGGCAGCACCGTCGGGTCGATCACCGATTTGACGATGTAATAGACCGTGGCGAGCAGTGCCGTGCGGGTCATGTTGATCCCGGCGCGCAGCTGCGCTGGGGCCTCGAAGTCCAAGCTGATCTCATCGCCCGCGACGGTGACGGTCACCGCCAGCGGCAGCGGCGAATCAAGATCGAGGTTGTCGAAGACATCTTCGAACCGCCAGCTTCCGTCGGGCAGGGCCTTGATGCCCGCGCGCATCTTGCGCTCGGCGTAATCCAGCAGCGCCTCGCCCGAGGCCAGAACCGTATCGAGGCTATGGCGCTCGCACAACTCCTGAAAACGCTGCACGCCGACGCGGTTGGCGGCCATCTGCGCGCGCAGGTCCGACAGCCGCTCGCGCGGGACCTGACAGTTGAGCAGGATCAGTTCCTGCACGTCCTTCTGCAGCTTTCCGGCGCGGTAGAGGCGGATCGGCGGGATCCGCAGGCCTTCCTGATAGATATGCGCATGCGCCCGGTCGACGAAATCCGAATGGTGCGCAAGGTTGACCGTCCATGCGACCAGCTCGCCATCCACAAAGATCGGCTCGGCGAGCACGATGTCGGGCAGGTGGGTGCCGCCGCCGCGATAGGCGTCATTGCCGACGAACACATCGCCCGGCTGCATCTCGGCCGGGTCGTGATCGGCCAGCACCATCGGGATGAAGTCCAGAAAGCTGCCAAGGTGCACGGGGATGTGCTCGGCCTGACAGAGCGTGCGCCCCTCGCGGTCGAAGAGGGCGGTGGAACAGTCGCGGCGCTCCTTGATGTTGGTCGAGTAGGAGGCGCGCACAAGCGCCTCGCCGGTCTCTTCCACGATCGAAGAAAGCGCCGCACCGATGACCTCGACAGTGATTGGGTCGAGTGCGTGAGTGGTGGCCTGCTGGGTCATCGGGTTACCTCCAGAATGAGGTTTTCGATCTTGTCCACCGAGACGCGTACGCCCGGCGGAACAAGCGTCGTGGTGTCCATTTGCTCGACGATCGCCGGGCCCTCGAAGCTCATGCCGGGAGCGAGGCGGTCGCGGGCGTAAAGCGTGGTCTTGGTGAAGGCGCGGGTCTCGGGGTACCAGACGTCACGGCTGCCGGTGATCGCGCCCGAGGCATCGGCGGCCCCTAGCGGGCGTTCGGGCAGGGCGGCTTTCTGCACCAGCCCCAGCGCCTCGGCGCGGAAGGTGACACAGAGGATGCGCTCGCCCTCGACGGCAAAGCCGTAGAGCCGTGTATGCGCCTCGGTGAACCGCTCTTCGAGCAGCTTGAGCGCCGCCGCGTCGAGCGGGCCGTCCGGCACCGGGATCGACAGTTCGTAATTCTGGCCCTCATAGCGCATGTCGATGCGGCGCGTGCTGCGGCGCTTGCTCTCTGCGATGGCCTCTTTTTCAAACCACGCGCCGGTTTCCTCCTCGACCTCGCGCAGTGCCTCGGCGATCGGGGCGAGGCTGGCCTCTTCAAGCGGCAGGATGCGGGTGGAGGAGAAATCGGCGCGCAGATCGGTCAGCAGCAGACCCATGGCGCAGAGCGTGCCCGGCGTGCGCGGGATGATGACGCGCGCCATGCCCAGTTCCTGCGCCAGTCGCACCGCATGCAGCGGCCCGGCGCCGCCGAAGGCCATCAGGGCATAGCCGCGCGGATCGTGCCCGCGCTGCACCGAGATCACCCGGATCGCCTTGGCCATATTGGCGGTGACCACCGAGATGATACCCTGCGCCACATCCATAGTGTCCATGCCCAGCTGATCGGCCATCCGGCCAAGCGCCTCGACGGCGAGATCGCGGCGCACGTCCATGCGCCCATCCAAAAGGTGGGTGGGGTTGAGCACCTGCAGCACGATATTGGCGTCGGTGACCGTGGGCTCGGTCGCGCCGCGGCCATAGCAGACCGGGCCGGGATCGGCGCCCGCGCTTTCCGGACCGACTTTGAGCAGCCCGCCGCTGTCGATCGCGGCGATCGAGCCGCCGCCCGCGCCGACGGTGTGAATGTCGAGCATCGGGGCCTTGATCGGATAGCCGTGCACGATGCTCTCGTTGGTCTGGGTGGTCTGCCCCGCCGCCATCAGCGCCACATCCGAAGAGGTGCCGCCCATGTCGAAGGTGATGATGTCGTCATAGCCTGCGCTGCTGCCGATCACCTGCGCCGCGACGACGCCGGTGGACGGCCCCGAAAGGACCGCGCGCACCGGGGTCAGTGCGGCGGTCTCGAAGCGCACCACGCCGCCGTTCGATTGCGTGAGATGCGGCGGGATCGGCAGGCCGAGGTCTTTCAGGCGCGGGCTGAGGCGACTGATATAGCGGTGCATGATCGGCCCGAGATAGGCGTTGACCGTGGCGGTCGACAGGCGCTCGAACTCGCGGAACTCTGGCGCGATCTCATGGCTGGCGCAGATGAACGCATCGGGCAGTTCTTCTTCGACGATGCGGCGGGCGATGCGCTCGTGCTCGGGGTTGACGAACGCATAGAGAAAGCAGATCGCCACCGCCTCGACACCGGCGGCCTTCAGCGCCTGCGCGGCTTTGCGCACCGCGGCCTCGTCGAGCGGTTTCAGCACTTCGCCGGTGTGCAGCATGCGCTCGGGAAGCTCGAACCGCAGGTCGCGTGGGACCAGCGTTTGCGGCTTTTCGGCGAAGAGGTCGTAAAGGTCAGGGCGCTTCTGGCGACCGATTTCCAGCAGATCACGGAAGCCTTCGGTGGTCAGCAGGCCGACGCGGGCACCGCGATGGGTGATCAGCGCGTTGGTTGCGACGGTCGTGCCGTGACCGAGGTACGCAATGGCCGACGCCGGGTCAGCACCGCCGCCCGCGCGTTCCCTCATGCCTTCCTCGACACCTTGGGCGATGCCGCGCGAGGGGTCATCGGGGGTGGAGGATACCTTCCAGATGGCGATCTCGCCGCTGGCCTCGTTGAACATGCACACGTCGGTGAACGTGCCTCCCGAGTCGACTCCGACCCGCCAAGAGGCGTCGGTTTCGAAATCTGCAGCTCCGTCCATCATGGCTGGGTTGCCTTTCCTGCGTGTACTTCAAGTATACATTGAGGTGTGATTGATGCCGCGTGTCGAGACTGAACGGGCGAAAGATGTCCCATACGGGCACTTTTTGAGGAGAAAGGTGAATGAACAGACATTCTTCCACCGCAGGAGCCGAGCAAGTGCCGCGATTGTCGGCGCGCGAGTTGGCCTACGATTCGATTCGCTCCGGCATCCTCAACGGTGATTTTCCGCCGGGCGGCTACGTCGAAGAAGCGGTCGCCTGCGAATTGACCGGTGTGTCGCGCTCGCCGGTGCGCGAGGCGCTCAACCGTCTTGCCGCCGAAGGTTACGTCGATCTGCACCGGCGCAGAGGCGCGATGGTGCGCGCGATGTCTCCGGCTGAACTGCGCGACCTGCATGAGGTTCGGCTGATGGTCGAGACACAGGCGGTGATCAAGATTTGCCGCGAGCGGCGCGAGGTTCCGGACCGGCTCACTGCGCTGTGCGATGCGCATGAGGCGACCCCCGCCACGGACCATCTGAGCTGTCTGGAAAACAACCGCCAGTTTCACCAAGCGATTGTCGAAGCGGCGGGAAACACCGTGCTCGCAACGGTTTACGAAGGTCTGCAGGCCCCGCTGTCGCGGCTGGCGATGCTGTCGCTGCGCAAGGGGTTCGGCAAGACCGAGGCTATCGAGCACGAGCACCGGGCGCTCGTCGCCGCGCTGTCCGAGCATGATGAGGCCCGCGCGCTGGAGATCGTTCACGAACATCTGTCGCTGATGCCGCAGCTCGCTCGCGTCCTGCCCGGCTGACCTTTCGGTGCGCGCGGCGGCAGTCGAGGGGAGCGTGTGGGCAAGGGCGGTCATTCGTGCCTCTGGCTTGGGACGTTAGGCCTGCTGGAGCATCGTGTTGTGTCAGAGTGAGCGGCCCGACCCCCGCCGCGTCCAATTCAAAAGTTTTGTGACACTAGAGATTTTTCTTATTGATTGGTGCCACGCGGCGCGGCCGCTCCGGGCTTGGGGCCTGCGATGTAAGCCGCCTGATTTTGCAGTGAGAGCAGGTTTGGAGAGGGGCAGGGGCTTCCCTCGGGGCAGCCGCTGGGCGCCCAGACTCGGGGTGCCCCGCCCGAAGAAACTTCAGCCGAACGATCCACCGAAAACTTTCCCACAGGCCCTGCATCTGCCCGCAACTTGAGCATGAGCCATCGTCGGGCATCGCAAATGCGCGAGAGGGGAGCCCGCACGTCCGGGCCGCGATTGCGAACCGTCCAACCATGTGAGGAACACAGCGATCACTATAACAAAAGTGTATCGCAATTGAAGGTATTGATATTTGTCTTATGCGCTCTCGCACCTCTTAATCCGTCGAGACTTCCGATGGAAACAGGTGTGCGCGACGTGAAAAATCTGGGTGACTGGGACATCATCGTGGTCGGCGGCGGCCTCGTGGGCACCGCCGCCGGGCTTGGCATGGCGCGCGATGGTGCGCGTGTGCTGATCCTCGATGCCTCCGACACCAGCTTTCGGGCAAGCCGCGGGAATTTCGGCCTCGTCTGGGCGCAGAGCAAGGGTGCGGGCAACCGTGACTATGCCACATGGACCCGCTCTGCGGTGCGCGCCTGGCCCGAACTGGAAGAGGAACTGAAAGAGCTCTGCGGCGTGGATACCCACTATGAAAACGGCCTTGGCCTGCATCTGTGCCTGAGCGAAGCAGAGTTCGATAAGCGGGCAGAGATGATCGGGCGGGTCGCGGCGCATGAGCTTCCCGGCGACGATGTGCGGATGATCCGCCGCGACGAGCTGACCGAGATCATGCCGGGTGTCGGCCCGGAGGTCTGCGGTGCGTCGATCTCGTCTATCGACGGCGCATGTCATTCGCTGTCGCTGTATCAAGGCCTCAGCCTCGGGGCTCAGGCCGCCGGGGCGACGCTGCTCTCGAATGTCGCGGTTAGCTCTATCGAGAGCAGCGACAACGGCTATACGGTCACCGCTGAAGGGCTGACGGCGAAGGCACCCAAAGTGCTGATCGCGGCGGGGCTTGCGACCAATGATCTGGCGCGTCCCTTCGGCATCCCGGATTTGGTGCGTCCCCAGAAAGGCCAGATCCTCGTGACCGAACGCAGCGCCCCGATCCTGCCCGCGGTGACCTCGGGCCTGCGGCAGACCGCCGAGGGCACGATCCTCATTGGCGACACCAAGGAAGAGACCGGCGAGGATCATTCCACCGGCGAAGGCATCCGCGAACTCGCCAGCCGGGCGGTTCGCCTGCTTCCCGCAATTGGAAATCTTCGGGTGGTGCGCAGCTGGGCCGCGCTGCGCGTACTGACCCCCGATGGCAACCCCGTCTATGATGAGTCCCCCACCCATCCGGGGGTCTTTGTGGCCACGACCCATTCGGGCGTGACCTTGGCCCCCGCCCACCGGGGACCGCTTGCGCAGTGGATCATGAACGGGCAGCGACCGCCCGAGTTCGCCAGCTTCACCGCGCAACGCTTTGCATAAAAACCAAACGTCCAACAGGAACAAAACCATGAAACATAAAGCATTCTCCCTTCTCGCATTCGCCGCCGCGGGCGTGCTTGGCGCTTCAGCAGCCAGCGCTCAGGTCAGCCTCACCTTCGGCGGCATCAACCCGCCGGGCGCGCCGGTCACGCAAGCGTCGAAGCGTTTCGCCGAACTGGTGAACGAGCGCACCGAGGGCCGCGTTCACGTCGATTTCTACGAAGGCTCGCAGCTTGGCTCCGGCCCCGCGCAGATCGAGGCCATGTCCGCCGGTGCGCAGGACGGCTACATCTCGTCGGGCTCCAATGCGTCGAACCTCGTCAAGGAATTCGGCGTCGTCGACATTCCCTTCGTCTTCGAAAGCCAGGATCACTTCCTGAAGTTCATGGAAAGCGATCTGGCCAATGGCCTCAAGGACGAGCTGCGTGACGATTTCAACGTGCGCATCCTCGCCACCAACTGGTTCCGCCTGCCGCGCGTGTTCATGACCAAGGGCGCCTGCGTGGAAACGCCCGAGGATATCGCTGGCAAGCGCGTGCGCTCGCCCAACCTGCCGATGTTCATCGCGGGCTGGGAAGCGGTGGGCACCGTGCCGGTGACCATCTCCTACGGCGAGACCTACATGGGCCTCAGCCAAGGCGTTGCCGATATGGCGGAAAGCGCGGGCGAGCAGGTCTATTCGTCGAAGTTCTACGAAGTGCTGCCCTATGTGACCGACGCGCAGATGATGTATCCGCAGAACTCGGTCTACATCGCCGAAAGCTCGTTCCAGCAGCTGTCGGACGAGGACAAGGAGATCGTCACCAAGGCGGCAGAGGACGCGGGCGATTACTTCGTCTCGCTGGTCGAAGAGCAGACCGCACCGAACCGCGAGACCATGGAAGCCGAAGGCGTCACCTTCTGCGACATGTCCGCCGAGACCCGCGAAGCCTTTGCCGCGAAAGTCGCCGAGTCGGTGCCCTCCTTCGAGGAAGAGGGGCTGCTGCCCGAGGGTTGGTGGAATCAGATCCAGGCGATGAAGTGATCCGCCACACTGCCTGAAACACTCTCGCGGGCCATGTTCCGGCCCGCGACCCCAACCCCTCGGACCCTGCCATGACCAAGCTTTTTTCCGGTCTGCACCGGGCCACGCTGTGGCTCTGCGCGGCGCTGGCGGTGGCGATCATCGGGGCGCTCAGCGTCCAGATCGTCTCGCGCTATGTGTTCAACGCGCCGGTGCATATGACCGATGACATCGCAGAGATCTCGCTGATCTGGATGACCTTTCTCGGGGCGGCCCTCGTCTACCGAGAGGGCGGCCACATTGGGCTGGACGTGATGTCTTCCGTTCTTCCTGCTGCCGCGCACCGGGCGCTGCGCGTCGCGCTGCACGTGCTGGTGATCGCCGTGCTGGCCTATGTGCTGACGCAGGTGCGGCAGCTGCAGCCGCTGATGTCGCGGCTGGAGTTCGGCACCGTTCCGAACGGGCCGCTTACCTCGAAATTCATGCTCATCCTTCTGCCCTTCGGGCTGGGCGCTGCCATGACGATCCTCTTCGCCCTCGAGGCGATCTGGGCCGAACTGCGCGGCGAGAAGGTGGAGGCCGATATATGACCACCGCGATCTTTCTGATCTCCTTTTTCGGCCTGCTGATCCTCGGCCTGCCGGTCGCCTACACCATGCTGGTCACCTCGGCGGTGTATATCCTGATGGCGGGCCTGCCCGAGATTCAGCTGACCATGCGCGCCTCGGGCGGCATCGAGAGCTTCTCGCTGCTGGCGATCCCGATGTTCCTGCTGGCCGGCAACCTGATGAACGGCATGGGCGTCACCGAGCGCATCTTCAATTTCGCCGGCGTTCTGGTGCGCCATATCACCGGCGGTCTGGGCCATGTGAACGTCGTTGCCTCGATCCTCTTCGCGGGCATGTCGGGCTCGGCTGTCGCCGACGCGGGCGGTCTCGGCGCTGTCGAGATCAAGGCGATGGAGCAGGCGGGCTATTCCAAGCGCTTCTCTGCCGCGGTCACCGCCGCCTCGGCCACCATGGGGCCGATCATCCCGCCGTCGATCACGCTGGTGGTCTATGGCTTCCTTGCCGAAGAATCCGTGGGGCGGCTGTTCCTTGGCGGCGCGCTGCCGGGTCTGCTGACGGGCTTTGCCCTGATGGTGATCATCTACGTGCTGGTGGTGACCGGGCGCGAGGACGCGCCGCGTCTGCCGCGTGCCAGCTTCTCGGAAGTGGTCAGCGCCTTCTGGGCCGCGCTTCCGGCGCTGATGGCCCCGGTGATCCTGCTGGGCGGCATCCTTGCCGGGGTGTTCACCCCGACCGAGGCGTCGGTGGTCGTGGTGCTCTATATCCTCGTGATCGGCTCGATCTCGATGGGCTTTGACCGGGCGCTGATCGTCGAGGCGCTGCTGGGCACCGTGCGCACCTCGGCTTCGACCCTCTTCATCATCGCCGTCTCTGCGGTGTTCGGATGGATCATCTCGATCCAGCGGCTGCCGATCGAGATGGTGAACATGATGCAGGAGCTCTTCGTGTCGAAGGCCGCCGCCATCGCGCTGATCATCGTGATCCTGCTGATCGTCGGCATGTTCATGGAGGTGCTGGCCGCGTTGGTGCTGCTGGTCCCGACGCTGCTCGCCATCGCCTCGAGCTTCGACATCGACACCGTGCATCTTGGTGTCACCGTCGTGGTGACCATGATGATCGGCACCATCACACCGCCTGTCGGCCTTGTGCTCTACACCGTGATGACGGTGGCGCGCGTCGGCATGGGCGAACTCACCCGGGCGCTGGCCCCATTCTATGTCGCGATGATCGTGGTGGCGCTGCTTGTCGCCTTCGTGCCGCAGATCACGCTCTTCCTTCCCGACCTGCTGATGCCGACGGCTCAGTAAGGCGCAGATTGCAAAGGACCCAACGCAATGTACCGTATCGGCTTCGATGTGGGAGGCACTTTCACCGACTTCACGGCGCTTGAGACCGGAAGCGGCAAGGCCATCCACTTCAAGACCTCCTCCACCCCGCATGATCCCTCCGAGGCGATCGAAACTGGCCTGCGCCACTATGTCGAGGAACTGGGCGTCGCGCCCGAGGACTTCGAGTTCGTTGGCCATGGCACCACCGTTGCCACCAATATGGTGATCGAGCGCCGCGGCGTGCCGACCGGGCTGATCACCAGCAAGGGCGCACGCGACGTGCTCGAGATCGGTCGCCAGACCCGCCCGCACCTCTACGACTACGCGATCACCAAGCCCGAGCCGCTGGTCGAGCGCTACATGGCGCTGGAAGTGACCGAGCGGCTGAACGCCAACGGCGACGTGCTGCAGCCGCTCGACGAGGCCGAGGTCCGCGCGGCGGCGGAGACGCTGCGCGACGCCGGGGCCGAAGCGGTGGCGGTGTGCTTCCTGCATGCCTATCGCGATGGCCGGCACGAGCGCCGCGCCGCCGAGATCGTGCGCGAGGTGCTGCCGGATGCCTATGTCTCGATCTCTTCCGAGGTGCTGCCCGAATTCCGCGAGTTCGAGCGTTTCTCGACCACAGTGATCAACGCCTATGTCGGCCCGCGCATGGATCGCTACCTCGAGCGTTTCCTGCAGCGTCTTGCCGACATCGGCATCAAGAACGCGCCGCGCACCATCCATTCCAACGGCGGGCTGATGTCGGTGGACACCGTGCGCAGCTTCCCGGTACGCACCTGTCTGTCGGGCCCCGCTGCGGGTGTGGTCGGCGCAGCCAAGGTCGCAGGCATCTCGGGCTATCCCAACATCGTCACCTATGACGTTGGCGGCACCTCCACCGATGTGTCGCTGGTCGAGGGCGGACGCCCGGCCTTCACCACCTCGCGGCTGGTCGCCGACTACCCGGTGCGCTGCCCGATGCTCGACATCAACGTGATCGGCGCGGGCGGCGGCTCGATTGCCGGGCTCGACGATGCCGGGGCGCTGAAAGTGGGGCCGCGGTCTGCGGGCGCCTATCCGGGGCCGGTGGCCTACGGGCAGGGCGGCACCGAGCCGACCACCACCGACGCCAACCTCGTGCTTGGACGGCTGGACAGCGACACGCTGCTCTCGGGCCGCATGCAGGTGGACAAACAGGCCTCGCGCGATGCCATCGAGACGCAGATCGCCAAGCCGCTCGGCCTGACGGTCGAAGAGGCGGCGCTGGGTATCCTGCGCATCGCCGTCGCCAACATGGGCCGCGCGATCCGCGCCGTGTCCACCGAGAAGGGCCACCGTCTGCAGGACTTCGCGCTCTTCGCCTATGGCGGCGCGGGTCCGCTGCACGCCGCTGCCGTGGCGGTAGAGACCGGCATGAAGACGGTGATCGTTCCCGCCCAGCCCGGCACCATGTGCGCCCGCGGCATCCTGCTGTCGGACGTCGGCTTTGACTTCGTGCGCACCGGCGTGTCCAACGCCACGCCCGAAAGCTGGCCCGCCATTGGCGCGGCCTTCAAGGAGATGCTGAAGGACGGTCAGGACTGGCTGACCGGCGAAGGCGTGCCGGAAGACCGCCGCTCGATGCAATATGTGGTCGACGCGCGCTATGACGGTCAGAACCACGAAGTGCAGGTGACGCTGGAGAGTGCCGACGCGGCTTATGACACCTTCCTCGAAGGCTTCCGCGCCGCGCACCGGCAAGAATACGGCTATGACATCGAGGACCGCGCGGTCGAGATCGTCAACCTGCGGCTTTCGGTGAAGGGCGCTTCGGCGGCTGCGCCGGATGCCGAATACACCGCGACCGAGGGCGATCCGACGCTCGGCGCGCGGCAGGTGTATTTCGAAGGCGGCTGGTATGAGACCACCATCTACGAGCGCGCCCGCCTTCCGGTCGGCCCCTATGTCGAGGGCCCGGCCATCATTCAGGAAATGTCCTCGACCACCATCGTGGAGCCCGGCCAGCGGCTGCGCGTGGACGGCTCGGGCACCATGATCATCGAGGTCTGACCCATGAGCGACACAAGCAAAAGCGACGCAAGCAAACCCGCCCTTTCCGACCCCATCGCCATGGAGGTCTTTACCAACCGGCTGCTCGCGGTCGCCGACGAGATCGGCACCTCGATGATCCGGGCCTCCTTCTCGTCGAACATCAAAGAGCGCAAGGACTGCTCGGTGGCGCTGTTCTCGGCGGATGGCCGGCTCATCGCGCAGGCCAGCCACATCCCGCTGCACCTCGGCTCGCTGATGGGCTCGGTCAACGCGGTGCTGAAGGCCTATCCGATCGAAAAGATGGTCGAGGGCGACGTCTTCATCTGCAACGATCCCTATGTTGCCGGTGGCACCCACACGCCCGATATCTCGGTGATCACCCCGGTGTTCGCGGGCGGGCGGCTGCGCTACTTCACCGCCAACATCGGCCACCACTCGGATGTCGGCGGTACGGTGCCGGGCTCGATCCACGGCGGCGCCACCTCGATCTTCGAAGAGGGCCTGCGCCTGCCGGTGATGAAGCTGTTCCGCGCGGGCGAGCTTGACGAAGACCTGCTGCGGATGATCTCGCTGAACTCGCGGTCTTCCGAGGAACGCTGGCTCGACATCAAGGTGCAGGCGGCGGCGAACGAGCGCGGCGCGCGGCTGATGCGCGAGCTGGCCGACACGCTGGGGGCGGACAAGGTCGACGCGCTGGTTGAAGACCTCTTCGCCTATACCGCGCAGCGCCTGCGCAACCGTATCTCGGAAATGGCTGACGGCACCGCCAGCTTCCATTCCAAGATCGAGAGCGACGGCCTCGGCCCGGTCGAAGTGCCGATCCAAGCCAATGTCACCGTCAAGGGCGACCGGCTGATCGTCGATTTCGAAGGCACCGGCCCGCAGGCGCGCGGCGGTCTCAACGTGGTGGCCTCGGCGCTCAATGCCTCGGTCTACTATGTGGTCAAGACGCTGCTCGATCCCTACCTGCTGCCCAACTCGGGCATGTTCGACGGTGTCGAGATATCGGCCCCCGAAGGCAGCCTGCTGAACCCGCGCCAGCCCGCGGCCACCGGCGCCCGCTCGATCACCTGCAACAAGGTGGTGCGCGCCCTGATCGGGGCCTTCTCGCAGTTGCTGCCCGAGGATCGCGGACAGGCGGCGGGGCAGGACATCGTTCCGGTCATGGTCTTTGCTGGCAAGCGCCGGGGCCGTGACGAGGGCTATGTCTATCTCGAATCCATCGGCGGCGGCGCAGGCGCGCGGGCGCTC encodes:
- a CDS encoding hydantoinase/oxoprolinase family protein, with amino-acid sequence MYRIGFDVGGTFTDFTALETGSGKAIHFKTSSTPHDPSEAIETGLRHYVEELGVAPEDFEFVGHGTTVATNMVIERRGVPTGLITSKGARDVLEIGRQTRPHLYDYAITKPEPLVERYMALEVTERLNANGDVLQPLDEAEVRAAAETLRDAGAEAVAVCFLHAYRDGRHERRAAEIVREVLPDAYVSISSEVLPEFREFERFSTTVINAYVGPRMDRYLERFLQRLADIGIKNAPRTIHSNGGLMSVDTVRSFPVRTCLSGPAAGVVGAAKVAGISGYPNIVTYDVGGTSTDVSLVEGGRPAFTTSRLVADYPVRCPMLDINVIGAGGGSIAGLDDAGALKVGPRSAGAYPGPVAYGQGGTEPTTTDANLVLGRLDSDTLLSGRMQVDKQASRDAIETQIAKPLGLTVEEAALGILRIAVANMGRAIRAVSTEKGHRLQDFALFAYGGAGPLHAAAVAVETGMKTVIVPAQPGTMCARGILLSDVGFDFVRTGVSNATPESWPAIGAAFKEMLKDGQDWLTGEGVPEDRRSMQYVVDARYDGQNHEVQVTLESADAAYDTFLEGFRAAHRQEYGYDIEDRAVEIVNLRLSVKGASAAAPDAEYTATEGDPTLGARQVYFEGGWYETTIYERARLPVGPYVEGPAIIQEMSSTTIVEPGQRLRVDGSGTMIIEV
- a CDS encoding hydantoinase B/oxoprolinase family protein, with translation MSDTSKSDASKPALSDPIAMEVFTNRLLAVADEIGTSMIRASFSSNIKERKDCSVALFSADGRLIAQASHIPLHLGSLMGSVNAVLKAYPIEKMVEGDVFICNDPYVAGGTHTPDISVITPVFAGGRLRYFTANIGHHSDVGGTVPGSIHGGATSIFEEGLRLPVMKLFRAGELDEDLLRMISLNSRSSEERWLDIKVQAAANERGARLMRELADTLGADKVDALVEDLFAYTAQRLRNRISEMADGTASFHSKIESDGLGPVEVPIQANVTVKGDRLIVDFEGTGPQARGGLNVVASALNASVYYVVKTLLDPYLLPNSGMFDGVEISAPEGSLLNPRQPAATGARSITCNKVVRALIGAFSQLLPEDRGQAAGQDIVPVMVFAGKRRGRDEGYVYLESIGGGAGARALGNGMDGVHVHVTNSSNLPIEPLEIEYDLLVDEYALVEDSSGAGRYRGGMGIARQISAPNGGVIFTARSDGHREGAPGAKGGSAGREAHLVKNPGSNHAEELSPMIAGLSLGAGESVRLETPGGGGYGAPAERDPAELGRDLRDGRMSREKAEELYGKEMLEKALDRA